The window GGTGATATCTTTGAAATACTCCTTACATCTATATCAATCTTTTTACCCGATATTTTCTCAACAATTTGACCAGTTGTTCCTCCACAAACTATCTTTTTTCCTTTTGAACACAAAAGCTTTCTTACCACTAATTCATCATTTTTCTCATCTTCAGGAGGACCTACCATGACTGTAAGTATTCTCTTTTCTCTAATTTTTAACCCCGCTATCAGTGCATCGTCCCCCTTTGTTCCCTTATCCAACCTTCTTACTAGGTTTATCATATGATTAACTATGTTTTTGTGAGCAATTTTATTCCTCAATAAATTTTTAAGTTCAAATTTTATGTTTTTTTCACCAAAACCAAAAGGATATTTATCCGAACCCATACCAGCTTGAGAAATCCCATCTGTCATCAAAAAGATTGAGTCTCCTATATTCACTTCTATTTCGCTTATGTACAAACTTTTATTATCAACCTTTTTTTTTATCTTTTTCAACGGTACAAGTCTATCACCTTTAAAATAAAATATTAATGGAAATTCATATTCAAAGATGGTACACCTTTTGTTTCTATAATCAACTAAACAAGTGGCAAGTGTAGAATAACTAATTTTCCTTACTTTACATGTTGGAAGTGTGGATAATATAGAACTAAATACCTCTTCTATTGGAATATTATTAAAGACCATGGTTGTTGCCATTGTTGCAGTTAAAGTTGAAAGTATATTTGCCTTCACACCACTTCCAAGACCGTCAGAAACACTCACTACACATTTTTCCTCGTTTCTCTTGATCTTTATAGAATCTCCACAAACCCATTCTCCTCGTTTGTTTTTAGATAAAAAGTTAATTTCACACGTAATCATTACTAATCCTCCATGAATTTCTTGAATTCCATAAAACGGGATTTTGTTTCGGCAATCGATTCACCTAGAAGTCCTGCTATCTCTTGGGCTAACAACATTTGCTTATTCAACACATCTTCTATTTTCTCTATCGTTTGTATTTTTAAACGCTTCATTTTCTCTTCTTGTTCTAATTGCTTTGTAACATCCGTTAAAATGAATACTTCCCCACTATTTTCAGGTAGAATAAACCTCTTTGCCAAAAATTTATGTAATTTTCCATTTATTTCTATTTCTTTTAGAAAATTATCTTTTATGTCTTTAATTAATTCCATAACCTTATTGTTTGAAAGACTCATAAATATTAATCTTGCAATTTTATTCTTGTAAGTTATCTTTCCGTTTTGCGATATGATTATAAGATTTGGAGTTTCTTCAACTACCATATTACTCACACTTGAAACCTTCTCTATTAAATATGTCACACACATTTCCTTTTCCGCTTTATTTGAAAGCACGGCAATTGCCTTTTCACGGCAGGTATCATATCCACAAGCGCTACAATTTAATTCCTTAGACTTATCACTCTTCCCCATGGAATTAAGCACATTTTGAATTTCTTCTTCCGAAAAAAACATCTCTTTCTTTTTATTTGAAAAAGTTCTATTAAGATTCACATCTAAATTCAAAAAAACATCACTTTTTGGCAATTTTTCAATGCATTTATTAAGTTTCACTCTCTTCTCAATAAGGCTTATATCTTTTCTTGTTGCAGGTCCTTCAATACAACCACCCACACAAGCAGACATTTCAATAAAGTAGTTGTTATCAAGTTTTTTTAGTCTAGAAAGAAAATCTTTAATATTTTCGATTCCCTCGACAATTAAGTGATTTTCCAATTTTACGTTTTTAACTATTCCACTAGTAATAGGATAATATCTGCCATTAGTTGGATATGGTGGATCAGGATATTCTTCCGTATCAATATTGACTAAGATTTCTTCAAGCTCTTCAAATGTTAGTACCACGTCAAAATAATCTTCAAGTTCTCTCTTTTTTGCAATACACGGTCCTAAAAAAACAAGTGGAAGATCTCCAAATAACTTTCTCAAAATTTTTGCATGTGCAATTGCAGGCGATAAAACAGGTGCTAAAAACTCTAACTTTTCTGGAAAATATTTTTCCACCAATTCAACAACTACGGGACATGCAGTAGAAATTACACTTTTTCCAAATTTTCTATACTCTTTTGATACCAATTCTGCTCCAAGTGATGTCTCATTCACAATAGCACCATTCTTCTTTAAAAAAGCTATAACTTTAAATGGATTATCAAAATGAGCAAAAAAAGACGGTGCAATTGAAACTACAAATTTTTTACCAAATAACTTCGTCAACAAATCAACATTTTTCAAATAGTTCTTGGCATCTTGAGGACAAATCTCAATACATTTACCACAAAGTATACATTCACTATCAATTACAAAAGACTTATTATCCGAAAAAGATATGGATTTAACAGGACAATTTCTCAAACATTTATAACAATATTTACAATTCGCTTCATTTGAAATAATAAATTTTTCCATATTATTCCCCTTCTTTAATGAATTTTTTCACAATTTCTTGGACATTTTCTGGGGAAACGTTAGAAATAAGCTTTCCGTTTATTTCAATATTTATTCCTTTTTCACACTTTCCAAAACAAAGTGATCCATACAATTGCAGATTTTCTATATTTAAAGCTTTTATCTTTTCCACTACTTCATATGAACCTTTTAAATGACAAGAACTTCCCATACATATTCTTATAACCATATTTTCACCTATCGTGAAATTTATAACGTTATTTTTTTCACTATAATTGTAAAACAAGAAAATATATTTGTCAACAAAAAAGTCTTGGATTTTTCCAAGACTTTTTATACAATTAAAAATCAAATATTAAGGAAAACAAAAAATGAGATAGACAACACTACTTTCACCAAGAAACGAAAATTATTTCATATATTTTTTATTAAAATGCACAATCTTATCCCTCATTTGGCTCATAAACCTCATAAGGTGCAAATACTAAAAAACCAACCGAAATTATCGCAGTTATAATAGTTGCAAAAAGAAACATAAAGTGTGCAGCAATATGATCAAGTAAAAAGCCATATATTACTGCACCTAATGGAACCATAACTTGAGAAAAAACTTCCAATGTTGAAAAAACCCTTGATCTTATACTCGATGGAGTCATAAGTTGTAAATTAGTAGATATAGGAACATTAACTTGCACGTTGAAAAAACCAAAAAAGAAGTATATAACACCTACAATCCAGAAAAATTGCATCACAGAAAAATTCTTTAAGACATCTGGGAATATAAAATACGAAAATGCAAAAAGTAGCAATATTTGAATGATTAACCCTTGTGTCATCAGTGCTCTATTCTTTAGTTTATTTAAGAATGAAACAATTGCTATATTCCCCAAAAGCATACCAAATGTAAAAAACGTTTGCACAAGCCCGTATTGTTGTGCACTCATCTTCACAACCTGCCTCAAAACATATGGTTCTACTACTTGCAATAAAGGAGCCATCAAAAAGTTGGTAACCATTGCAAAGGTAAACAAAAACTTTAAGCTTCTTTTGTTCACAATAAACAAAAGTCCTTCCTTAAATTCTACAAAAAACGTCTTTATCGAAAGTTCCTCTTTTTTTGATAGATGCGGTCTGTAATTAATAAACATTTCGCTTAACGCGGAAAAGACAAATGATAACCCATTAAATAAGAATACTAAAGAAATCCCAAAAAACCCATACACTACCCCTCCAAGAATTGGGCCTATTATCATTGAAAATGAGTTTACACCACCTAAAATAGAATTTGCACTTCTTAAATCTTCTTCTGAAACTATATCCGGAAGCATTGCAGTTGTAGCCGCACCAAAAAAACCATCCAAAACGGAAACAATTGCCTGAATCACAAATAAACCAACCATATTGAGTAGGTTTCCAAATGACATTGCAGAAAGTAATAGTATTAATCCACCTCTAATTAGATCAGTTAATACCATAATATTTTTTCTGTTAAACCTGTCACCAAGCACCCCAGAAAAGGGGGCCGCAAAAAGTCTTGGCAATATTCCAAGGAGTGTAAATATACCCATTGCAGCTCCTGAACCCGTTTTATCCAATATGTACAATGGAATTGCTATCATTTGAATTCCAGAACCTATAAGTGAAACAAATCTTCCAAATATAAATAGTACAAAATTTTTATTCAAGATTGTTTTCTTCACAGTTTATCACTCCTGAATTTAAAATACCTCTTCCTGAAATAGTCTCACAACCAATAAACCCTGCACTAAGAGTCCCATTGAGAATTATTTCTTCTGCGTTTACATTTCCAGTGCTTATCTTCCCAGATTCATTTACTATTATTTTTTCTGCATTTATATTCCCACACTTTAGCAAACCAGATACTTCTAATTCCTCAACTTGTAAATTGCCACAAGCAACTTCACCAATAACTATCATATTTTCCGTATATATGTTGTTGCAAACAAGTTTTCCTTTAATTATTATTTCTTCTGCATTTATATCCTCTTCAATCTTCAATGATTTTCCTTCTTCAACTATCAATGTATTATATTTTTTCTTCTTTTTACCATTAGCCTCTTTCATCTTCATACCCGAAAAAAATGGTTTTATAATCTTAAAGACACCTTTTAAAAGCAGGTTGTTAACTCTTGTTAACCCACCATATACCTTAGGTGGTCTTCCACTTTCTCTACATGCAACTATATTTAGACTACCATGTATGATTCCTCCATTCCAATTAACCCTAGAACCAACAACGTTTAGATCACCATCTATTTCTCCTGAAAAGGTGAGTTTTCCAAAAACTATGGAGCAATCTCCTGCTACTTTTCCCTTTATTATAGCCTCTCCATTTACAATGTTTAAATCCCCTTGAAAATTTTCTGTTTCATCGATTACAGTTACCTCACCAACTATAGGCTCCTCTGAAGTGTCTGTCGTCTGATAAAAATCCTTGTTTTCTTCTTTTGATTTAATTGCATTTATTAACGCCTCAGCCTCTTCTGCTGATATTTCCCCATTTTGAAGTGCCTCAAGCACTTTTTTTATATCATCCATCTTTATCTCCCTCCCCTTTTTTCTTTAATATATTAAGAGCATCTTCAACGCTTATAACTCCCTTTTTCAATTTTTCAAATACATCCTCTGATCCCTCTGTTTCAGAACTCTCAAATGGTTTTAACCCCATTTTATTTAACAATTTCTCAAGTTTTCCCCTAAGCGTAAAGTATCCTATACCAGTAATCCTCTCCATTTCTTTCAGATTCCCCCTACTCCTTAAGAAAAGAATTATAAATTTCATATCTTCTTCATCTAAAAATGCAAGGGGGGAAACTGTAAAAACCCCAGAAACAGTCACATTATCATGTTGACATTTCAACTGTGTGACTTTCATAATATTTCCACATACAGGACATTTTGGTAACAATTTATCACCCCTTTAAAAATTTAGTCATATCAAACAAAAAAATTGTAAAACATCCATATCTTTATCAAAATTTTTCATGCCTTTTTCAAAAAAATTATACTCTTTTCAAAAAAATATGTCAAGCAAACAAAAATTTTTTTAATAACCTAAAAATTATTTAAAACAAAAACTTGCTCAGTCTTTATTGACAATTAAATGATTTTTGATAAAATTACACTAGAATAGTGCCAACGTAGCTCAATCGGTAGAGCGGCGCATTCGTAATGCGTAGGTTGCGGGTTCGAGTCCCGCCGTTGGCTCCGTCCCCCCTAATTAGGGGGATTTTTTATTTTGGTGTAAAATATATGTGAGGTGATAAAAATGGAAAAAAGCAACTTTATTGATAAAGTTGTTATTTATGTAAAAGGTGGAAAAGGTGGAGATGGTTCTGCAAGTTTCAGACACGAAAAATACGTGCCAAAAGGTGGTCCAGATGGCGGTGATGGTGGAAATGGAGGATATGTTTTTTTGAAAGCAAATTCAAATTTATCAACCCTTTTACCCGTTTCCGAAAAGAAAAAGTATATAGCAGAAAATGGTGAAAACGGGAAGGGAAAAAAGATGCACGGAAAAAATGGAAAAGATGTAATAATCGATGTGCCTGTTGGAACAATCGTAAAAGACTTTGAAACTGGTGAAATAATAGCTGACTTAAATAAAGACGGTATGATTGTCTGTGTAGCTAGAGGTGGTCGTGGTGGAAGGGGAAATGTACACTTTAAATCTCCAACAATGCGTGCACCAAAAATTTCCGAAAGAGGATCAGAAGGAGAAGAAAGAAAATTACTATTGGAATTAAAACTTCTTGCAGATGTTGGATTAGTTGGTTATCCTAACGTTGGAAAAAGTTCTTTTATTTCAAGAATAAGTAATGCAAAACCTAAAATTGCAAATTATCCTTTTACCACATTAATTCCAAATTTAGGTGTAGTTCAAGTTGAAAAATTTCAATTTGTTGTTGCAGACATACCGGGGTTAATAAAAGGGGCAAGTAAAGGAGTTGGTTTGGGAAATGTTTTTCTAAGACACGTTGAAAGATGCAGCGTTATAGCTCATATATTGGACATTTCAGGTATTGAAGGTAGAAATCCAATAGAAGATTATTTTGATATTAGAAATGAATTAGAATACTTTAGCAAAGATTTAGCACAAAAAGATGAAATTATAATAGCCAACAAGATAGATTTGCTCGATAAAGATGAACTTGAAAAAAGGATTAAAAAGTTAAAAGAAAAATTGGGAAAAGAAATTTATCCAATAAGTGTATACACTGGAGAAGGCATAAAAGAAGTTTTATACAAACTTGCCAAAATAGTAAAAGAAAGTAAAAAACTTAATGTCTCCAAAGAAACCAATCAAAAAATTGAAAGACCAAAACCTGTTTGGATAGAACTTCCAGAAAAATTCGTTATTGAAATTCAAAAAGAAGATAACGACTTTATCGTAACAGGCACATATGTTGAAGCATGGGCCAAAAGATTGAATTTATCTCAAAAAGATGGTTTTAACAAATTCATGGAACTTCTTGAAAGGAATGGTTTAGACAAAAAATTAAGGGAGGCAGGGGCAAAAGATGGAGACACAGTTTGGATTGCCAAAAGAGCTTTTGAATTTAAAGAATAGTCTTGTGATTTTCGGTGGTTCCTTTAACCCACCACACAATGGTCATATAGTTATTGCACAGCTTGTAAGGGAAATGTTTAAAAGTGCTGATTTTCACATTGTGACAAGTGCAACTCCTCCTCACAAAAGTGTAGAAGTACCATTTAAAACAAGGTATCTTCTAACCAAAAAGGCCTTTGAAAAGATGGAAAATGTAAAAGTAAGCGACATTGAACACAGATTAGGCGGTATAAGTTATGCAATAAATACCATCGAACATTACGAAAAAACATATGAAAACATTTTTTTTCTCGTGGGAGAAGATGCCTTATACTCCATTGAAAAATGGTATAGATACGAAGATATATTAAAAAAAGCAAAAATGATTGTATATCCCAGATTCAAAGATAAATCTTTGGTAAAAAAAGTTGAAAAGTGGAATTCGATATATCTTTTAGATTTACCTTTAATACAGATTTCTTCCACAACTATCAGAGAAAGGATAAAGAAAGGACTTAGCGTATACGGTTTTGTCCCAGAATCAATCATCCCACTAATTGAGGAGGTATATTGTGATAGGTAAGGTGGGACTTGCTCCAATGGCAGGTGTCACAAATTGGAGTTTTAGAACCCTTTCCTTTGAATTCGGTGCAGAATTTGCATACACAGAAATGATAAGTGCGGAAAGTATAATCAGAAAATTAAGTGTAAATGAAAAATACTTTCCCAGAAAAGAAGAAAAAGAAAAAGTGGCAATCCAAATATTTGGTTCGGATCCATTTGTAATGGCACAGTCAGCTTATCTTGTTGAAAAAAGAGGTGCCTGGATAGATATAAATGCAGGATGTCCTGTGAAAAAAGTTATAAAAAAAGGGGCAGGTAGTGCTCTATTAAAAGACTTAAAAAAACTAAAAAAAGTTATAGAAGAAGTTAAAAAAAATGTAAAAACAAAAGTTTCCGTTAAAGTACGTCTGGGGTTTGAAAAAGATGAATTTGAAAAAATATACGACACTGTTGTTGAAGCAGGTGCTGATATGATAGCCGTACATGGCAGAACTGCAAAACAGATGTACACGGGTAAAGCAAAGTGGAATATAAAAAATAAAGGGTATATACCTTTTTATATCAACGGAGATATATTTTCTTTTGATGATATCAAAGCTGCAATGGAAATTTCTGGAGCAAATGGTGTTTTAATAGCAAGAGGCGCAATAGGAAATCCCTGGATATTTAGTGGAAAAAAACCAAAAATTTGTGAAAAAAAAGATACAATCTTACATCACATTGACTTGCTTTATTTTGAAGTAAGAAATAAAGCACCATGTGAATTTAGAAAGTTTGTATCGGGATATACAAAAAACTTACCAATGGCAAGACAATTTAGAGCAAAAGTTATGAAAATAGAAGATGTTGAAGAATTAAAACTGGCATTTAAAGAATTCTTTTTATCTTTTTCTACTTAATTTTTACAAGTTTTTTTTAAGTTTTAATAAGCAATTCTCTGATAGGAATTTTCCTATTCATAGAATAAAATATTAAATGAGGTGATATAGTGAAAAAATTAATATTCTTATTTTTGTTATTATCTTACATTTCTTTCTCAAACATAGTACTTTTTATCTATCACAGGTTTGACGATGAAAGATATCCCACAACAAATACTTGGACAAGTGAACTTGAAATGCACATAAAGACCGTTAAAAAATTAGGGTATAAAATATGGACACTAAAAGACCTTGAAGATTACGTTTATGGAAAAAAAGAAGAAGAAAATGCCGTAATTTTTACAATTGATGATGGATACGTAACTACCTATACAAAAGCCTTCCCCGTTTTCAAAAAATACAATGTGCCTTTCTCCGTATTTTTGTACTTTGAAGGAGTAGGTATATCAAAGGAATATCTCACCTGGGAAATGGTAAAAGAAATGTCAAAGTATGGTGTTGAATTTGGTCATCACTCTTATTCACACGATAAATTCCCATTTAAAGACATTGATTATTTTGAAGAGGACTTAATCAAAGGAATAAAAATTTGGAATAAACACATGGATACTCCATTAAAATATTACGCCTATCCATATGGATATTACAACAAAAAGATGATAGAAGTTTTAAAAAAATACAACTTCAAACTTGCATTTATACAACTCCCTGGCCCTTTCACAAGGGAAATATCAGCATACGAAATACCCAGAGAACCACTATTACAAGACTGGGCAACAAAATCGCATCTAATATACGTACTATCAAGAAAACCACTAATTTTAAAGAAAAAACCTTATTTTTGGAAAAATGGAAAGTTATACGTTAAAACAAATCTAAAAGGCTATTCAAATCCCGTTGTATACATAAGGGAAAAGGGCATAGTGGAAAGCTCCTTTAAAAATGACATACTAGAAGCCGGCCCTTTTGAAATTCAAAATAGGGTAAATAGTTTAATGATAAGTGTAAGGGGAAAGGATAAAAAAGAATATGTAAGATATTATTTAATATTAAAGGAGGTCTTTCAATGAATATCATCGATGAAATTCCATCATCAAAGACTTTAGAAATAAACGCAACTGCCAAGAAGCTAATAAGTCAAGGCAAAGACGTAATTAACCTCACAACGGGTGAACCTGATTTTCCCACACCAGATATAATAAAGAAAAAAGCCATTGAAGCACTTGAAAAGGATTTTACAAAATACACGGATAGCAAGGGAATCCCTGAACTTAGAAAAACCATCTCAATACTTTTGGAAAGAAAAAATATTTCATTTTCAAAAGACGAAATAATCGTAACAAATGGAGGAAAACAAGCCTTATTTAATTCCCTGTTATCCATTGCCGAAAAAGGTGATGAAATAATACTAATATCTCCATTTTGGGTCAGTTACCCACCTATGGTTATTCTCACCGGGGCCACTATAAAAATTCTAGAAACAAGTTTTGAAAACAATTTCCACCCCAATATAGATAAACTAAAATCTTTAATCTCTAAAAAAACAAAAGCCATAGTTGTAAACTCTCCAAATAACCCCACGGGAACAGTCTATCCAGAAAATATAATAAAAGAAATTGCAGATATTGCAAATAAAAACAATATTTTTGTCATAACAGATGAAGTTTACGACGTACTCGTATACGACGGTAAATACGCATCTTTGACAAAATTTGTAAATCCCGAAAATCTCATATATATCAATGCCTTTTCCAAATCATATGCAATGACTGGTTGGAGAATTGGATACGTTGCCACAAAAAACAAATCCATCCTAAAAAGGATTGCAAAAATACAAGCCCACAGCACTTCAGGTATAAATTCTATTGCACAATATGCTGCACTTGGAGCACTAAATGCGGACAACTCGTATATGATAAAGGAATTTAAGAAAAGAAAAGACTTTGTGGTAAAAAAAGCCAAAGAACTGGGACTTAGATTTGTAGAGCCAAAGGGAGCATTTTATCTTTTCTTTGAAGTTAATATAGATGATGAATTATTCTGCAAAAAACTTTTAGAAGAAAAGCTAGTAGCATTGGTACCAGGCAGTGCTTTTAATGCAAAAGGATTTGTTAGAATGTCTTTTGCAAATTCCCTTGAAAATATTAAAAAAGCATTTGAAAGACTTGAAGAATTCTTAAGGGGGTAATCCCATTTATTTTTTGAGGTGAAAATATGATAGATGTAAAATTTTTACCTGAAAAACTAAGAAAAGCTCAGGTAATTGTAGTTATTGATGTATTAAGAGCTACTACTACAATGGTTACAGCCATTGCAAATGGCTGTAAATACATAAAACCTGTGGAAACACTTGAAAAAGCTCGAAAATTCAAAGGTGAATTTCTCATATGTGGTGAAAGAGATGGAATAAAGCCCAGAGACTTTGATTGTGGAAATTCCCCATTAGAGTATACTAACGTAAAAGGGGAAAAGCTTATCCTAACCACAACAAATGGTACTAAAACTTTAAAAAAGGTTGAAAAATTATCAAACAACATAATTCTGGGAGCATTTGTAAACTTTACCGCCACATTAAATTTTCTCCAAAATTTTTCAGATATATTATTTGTATGTGCTGGAAATAACGGAGAAATCTCATTTGAAGATATTCAGGTAGCAGGTGCTTTTGTCCATGGTTTATCTAATAAAATGTTATCCGATAGCGCTTTAGTTTCTATGTACATGTGGGAAGGTCTAAAAAAACCAAACTTTTTTGGTGTCCATGCCAAAAAACTAAAATCTTTACATTTTGATAAAGACTTAGATTTTGCAAAAAAGTTAGATCTATACGATATAGTGGTAGAATATAAATATGGTAAAGTCAAAGCGAGGTGATATATATGAAAAAAATTCTGTATTTTTTTCTTTTAATCCCTTTACTTTCCTTTGCACTACATACTGGTGAGTCTACCAATTTAGTCTTTAAAATACCTGGAAAAATTGAAATAACGGTAGTTGATGCACTTGGAGGAGTTCTGCCAGAAGACCTACTAATAGATAAAGTATCTTTCAAAAATATTGCAACTGTTACATATATAGCTCCAATTGTCCCCATAAAAAGTTATCTCATATTAGACGTAAATGGAAAGAAAATAAAATACAACTTCAAGATAGTTGAATATGATTATCCAAAAGATATTGCACCGGTTATATTAGAAGAATTTTCCGGAAATGTTGCTTATTCAAAAAATAAAAAAGAATGGATAGCAGTTTCAAATAATGTAAAGTTGTATGAAAATTACTATCTTAGAACACTAAACAACTCTTATGCAGTCATTTCCGGAAAATGGGGAAAAGTCTATATAAAAGAAAA of the Thermosipho affectus genome contains:
- a CDS encoding 2-phosphosulfolactate phosphatase, which encodes MIDVKFLPEKLRKAQVIVVIDVLRATTTMVTAIANGCKYIKPVETLEKARKFKGEFLICGERDGIKPRDFDCGNSPLEYTNVKGEKLILTTTNGTKTLKKVEKLSNNIILGAFVNFTATLNFLQNFSDILFVCAGNNGEISFEDIQVAGAFVHGLSNKMLSDSALVSMYMWEGLKKPNFFGVHAKKLKSLHFDKDLDFAKKLDLYDIVVEYKYGKVKAR
- a CDS encoding FecR domain-containing protein, coding for MKKILYFFLLIPLLSFALHTGESTNLVFKIPGKIEITVVDALGGVLPEDLLIDKVSFKNIATVTYIAPIVPIKSYLILDVNGKKIKYNFKIVEYDYPKDIAPVILEEFSGNVAYSKNKKEWIAVSNNVKLYENYYLRTLNNSYAVISGKWGKVYIKENTIVKIEKSRQKDDKFDVKLSVEKGSVIADVVKFLMSKSRFQIQGGSVTAGVRGTKFGCEGEAGSWKWFVFDGSVFVFNGKKIVEITNQKMIKVIDNTFLTPEKFEKNFEEFIGIFEEGFENLENEMDDYMESIEENI